The uncultured Cohaesibacter sp. genome includes a window with the following:
- a CDS encoding XdhC family protein — protein sequence MSARNRCHDLCHRQRHPWHYRRWSARIYRHRRSPPHVAPEAGREKPLGSSRTRDWPMLRRRRSTAFLADGSPGTASGNRARGAGDRHSPQCLHFRCRACWTGAFIAFARPCGCCRCTPSWSTAARTSFSSARSMSSSAVPPLPEQEVRLAPPGSAFIILTHDHALDFLLAREALSRDDAAYVGMIGSKSKRGTFKHWLLDETGEEGKILFERLTCPIGGAQNKDKRPAVIAAMATAEVMVALDQMHAHHMRSRQRTGGR from the coding sequence ATCTCCGCGCGAAATCGGTGCCACGATCTTTGTCACCGACAGCGCCATCCATGGCACTATCGGCGGTGGTCAGCTCGAATATATCGCCATCGACGAAGCCCGCCGCATGTTGCGCCTGAGGCAGGGCGTGAAAAACCTCTCGGTTCCTCTCGGACCCGAGATTGGCCAATGCTGCGGCGGCGTCGTAGCACTGCATTTCTCGCTGATGGATCACCGGGCACGGCGTCTGGCAATCGGGCGCGAGGAGCGGGAGATCGCCATTCGCCCCAATGTCTACATTTTCGGTGCCGGGCATGTTGGACGGGCGCTTTTATTGCCTTTGCCCGACCCTGCGGCTGTTGCCGGTGCACACCATCGTGGTCGACAGCCGCGAGGACGAGCTTCTCCAGTGCGAGATCGATGTCGAGCAGCGCTGTACCCCCGCTGCCTGAGCAGGAAGTGCGCCTCGCCCCACCGGGCAGTGCCTTCATCATCCTCACCCACGATCACGCCCTTGATTTCCTCTTGGCAAGGGAAGCACTGAGCCGCGATGACGCTGCCTATGTCGGCATGATCGGCTCGAAATCCAAGCGTGGAACCTTCAAGCACTGGCTGCTGGATGAGACCGGTGAGGAGGGCAAGATACTTTTCGAACGGCTGACCTGCCCCATTGGCGGAGCGCAGAACAAGGACAAACGCCCGGCGGTCATCGCCGCAATGGCGACCGCAGAGGTCATGGTGGCCCTTGACCAGATGCACGCCCATCACATGCGAAGTCGTCAGAGAACCGGTGGCCGCTAG
- a CDS encoding nucleobase:cation symporter-2 family protein — protein MDNKSIGTPEQLADPNFTPPLLKAIPLGIQHVLAMFIANVTPAIIVAGAAGFGFGSNSPDFPELLYMIQMSMLFAGVATLFQTITIGPVGAALPVVQGTSFAFLPIMIPLVAGKGVDGLAALYTGIFIGGLFHACLGMFIGKIRFALPPLVTGLVVTMIGLALVKVGIQYAAGGVPAIGTPEYGSLLNWGAALVVILVTLGLKFFARGMLSVSAVLIGLIAGYIFAILTGMLTVDAIATSWERAAAFSLPMPFKHGFELSFAAIIGFCLMAIISAIETVGDVSGITKGGAGREATDKEIAGATYADGLGTAIAGIFGALPNTSFSQNVGLIAMTRIMSRHVVTIGAIFLIICGLVPKVGGVIRTIPIEVLGGGVIVMFGMVVAAGISMLSDVHWNRRNMVIFAIALSVGLGLQLEPGAVQHLPGTLKVLMTSGLLPAALIAVVLNLILPEELAAEATEEVSGGMAGHGEGSLPGE, from the coding sequence ATGGATAACAAATCAATCGGGACGCCTGAACAGCTCGCGGACCCGAATTTCACACCTCCCCTGCTCAAGGCCATCCCACTGGGCATTCAGCATGTTCTGGCCATGTTCATCGCCAACGTGACGCCCGCCATCATCGTGGCCGGGGCAGCGGGTTTTGGCTTCGGGTCCAATTCCCCCGACTTCCCCGAACTGCTCTACATGATCCAGATGTCGATGCTGTTCGCCGGTGTGGCGACCTTGTTCCAGACCATCACCATAGGGCCGGTCGGCGCTGCGCTGCCGGTGGTTCAGGGCACGAGCTTTGCCTTCCTGCCGATCATGATCCCGCTTGTCGCTGGCAAGGGTGTTGATGGTCTTGCAGCGCTCTACACGGGTATCTTCATCGGCGGTCTGTTCCACGCCTGCCTTGGCATGTTCATCGGCAAGATCCGTTTTGCCCTGCCGCCGCTGGTTACCGGCCTTGTCGTCACCATGATCGGTCTGGCTCTGGTCAAGGTCGGCATCCAGTATGCTGCCGGCGGGGTTCCTGCCATCGGCACGCCGGAATATGGCTCCCTGCTGAACTGGGGTGCTGCCCTTGTGGTGATCCTTGTCACGCTCGGCCTGAAGTTCTTTGCCCGTGGCATGCTGTCGGTATCCGCGGTGCTGATCGGCCTCATCGCCGGTTACATCTTCGCCATCCTGACCGGCATGCTGACCGTCGACGCCATCGCCACCTCCTGGGAACGTGCGGCTGCCTTCTCGCTGCCGATGCCGTTCAAACATGGCTTCGAGCTGTCCTTTGCCGCCATCATCGGCTTCTGCCTGATGGCCATCATCTCGGCGATTGAGACCGTTGGTGACGTTTCCGGCATCACCAAGGGCGGAGCTGGTCGTGAAGCAACGGACAAGGAAATCGCTGGCGCAACCTACGCCGACGGCTTGGGCACCGCCATCGCCGGCATCTTCGGCGCGCTGCCGAACACCTCCTTCTCCCAGAACGTCGGCCTCATTGCGATGACTCGCATCATGAGCCGTCACGTGGTCACCATCGGTGCCATCTTCCTGATCATCTGTGGCCTTGTCCCGAAAGTCGGCGGCGTCATTCGCACCATCCCCATCGAAGTGCTGGGCGGCGGCGTGATCGTAATGTTCGGCATGGTGGTTGCTGCTGGTATCTCCATGCTCTCGGACGTGCACTGGAACCGCCGCAACATGGTGATCTTCGCCATTGCCCTGTCTGTCGGCCTCGGCCTGCAGCTTGAGCCGGGTGCAGTCCAGCATCTGCCGGGCACACTGAAGGTTCTGATGACCTCCGGTCTTCTTCCTGCGGCCCTGATCGCCGTGGTCCTGAACCTCATCCTGCCAGAAGAACTGGCAGCCGAGGCGACCGAAGAAGTCTCTGGCGGCATGGCCGGTCACGGAGAAGGCTCGCTTCCGGGCGAGTGA
- a CDS encoding ureidoglycolate lyase: MGSGDILIQPLTREAFAPYGDILELNDEPTMIINQGMCGRHHDLAKLDFVMTEEDDGRPGISLFNAQPRSLPYRLDLVERHPLGSQAFVPMSLDPFLVIVAPDEKGEPGRPLAFETRAGQGINFHRDTWHGVLTPLHAPGLFAVIDRIGTAKNLQEHWFERPYRVARA; encoded by the coding sequence ATGGGATCGGGCGACATCCTCATCCAACCTCTGACCCGAGAGGCCTTCGCGCCCTACGGGGACATCCTCGAGCTCAACGACGAGCCGACGATGATCATCAATCAGGGCATGTGCGGTCGTCATCACGATCTGGCCAAGCTCGATTTCGTGATGACAGAGGAAGATGACGGTCGCCCGGGGATCAGCCTGTTCAATGCGCAGCCGCGCTCGTTGCCCTATCGCCTTGATCTGGTCGAGCGGCATCCGCTGGGCAGTCAAGCCTTCGTGCCCATGAGCCTTGATCCCTTTCTGGTGATCGTGGCTCCCGACGAGAAGGGAGAACCGGGCAGGCCACTGGCGTTCGAGACGCGCGCCGGGCAAGGCATCAATTTTCACCGCGACACATGGCACGGGGTGTTGACCCCCCTCCATGCGCCGGGGCTGTTTGCCGTTATCGATCGGATCGGAACGGCCAAAAACCTACAAGAACACTGGTTCGAGCGACCCTACAGGGTCGCCCGGGCCTGA
- the puuE gene encoding allantoinase PuuE, with product MKRYPRDLSGYGATPPKAEWPNGAKIAVQFVINYEEGGENCILHGDAASEAFLSEIVGAAPWPGQRHWNMESIYEYGARAGFWRLHRLFTKHQIPATVYGVATALARSPEQVAAMQDANWEIASHGLKWIEYKDYAREDEKADMIEAIRLHEEVTGYKPRGWYTGRCSAQTVDLATEIGGLDYVSDTYADDLPYWYQSGSRDQLIIPYTLDCNDMRFATAQGFNSGDQFFAYLKDTFDCLYAEGQAGTPKMMNIGLHCRLVGRPGRIMALERFMEYARSRVDVWFARRIDIARHWQQAHPPVRRDRPSQMSADRFVREFGGIFEHSPWIAERAHGLELNSAHDTTIGVHSALCRAFRSASFDEKLGVLKAHPNLAGKLAAAGKLTEASTAEQASAGLDLLTDNERILFTSLNEAYMEKHGFPFIIAVRDHDKASILAAFRRRIGNSIEMEFAEACRQVERIAHYRLKALLEPQSEKAS from the coding sequence GTGAAACGCTATCCCAGAGACCTATCCGGTTACGGTGCCACCCCGCCAAAGGCCGAATGGCCAAACGGTGCCAAGATCGCAGTCCAGTTTGTGATCAATTATGAAGAGGGTGGCGAGAACTGCATTCTGCATGGGGATGCGGCATCGGAGGCCTTTCTGTCAGAGATCGTCGGTGCGGCTCCCTGGCCCGGCCAGCGACACTGGAACATGGAATCCATCTATGAATATGGTGCCCGTGCCGGTTTCTGGCGTCTGCATCGCCTGTTCACCAAGCACCAGATCCCTGCCACCGTCTATGGCGTGGCAACGGCCCTTGCGCGCAGCCCCGAACAGGTGGCCGCGATGCAGGACGCCAATTGGGAGATCGCCAGCCACGGCCTCAAGTGGATCGAATACAAAGACTATGCCCGCGAGGACGAAAAGGCCGACATGATCGAGGCCATCCGTCTGCACGAAGAAGTCACCGGCTACAAGCCGCGCGGTTGGTACACGGGTCGCTGCTCAGCCCAGACGGTTGATCTCGCCACCGAAATCGGCGGGCTTGATTATGTCTCCGATACCTATGCGGACGACCTGCCCTACTGGTACCAGTCCGGCTCGCGCGACCAGTTGATCATTCCCTACACGCTTGACTGCAACGACATGCGCTTTGCCACGGCGCAAGGGTTCAACTCGGGCGACCAGTTCTTTGCCTATCTCAAGGACACGTTCGACTGCCTCTATGCGGAAGGGCAGGCGGGAACGCCGAAGATGATGAACATCGGTCTGCACTGCCGTCTCGTCGGCCGTCCGGGCCGCATCATGGCGCTCGAGCGCTTCATGGAATATGCCAGAAGCCGCGTCGATGTCTGGTTCGCCCGCCGGATTGACATTGCCCGCCATTGGCAGCAGGCCCATCCGCCGGTGCGGCGTGATCGCCCGAGCCAGATGAGCGCAGACCGCTTCGTGCGCGAATTCGGCGGTATCTTCGAGCATAGCCCATGGATCGCGGAACGGGCGCACGGGCTTGAACTCAACAGCGCCCATGACACGACCATCGGTGTGCACAGTGCTCTCTGCCGTGCCTTCCGGTCTGCAAGCTTTGATGAAAAGCTCGGCGTTCTGAAGGCGCACCCGAACCTTGCCGGAAAGCTCGCTGCTGCCGGGAAGCTGACCGAAGCCTCCACCGCCGAGCAGGCCAGCGCCGGGCTAGATCTCTTGACCGACAACGAACGCATTCTCTTCACCTCGCTCAACGAAGCCTACATGGAGAAGCACGGCTTCCCCTTCATCATCGCCGTGCGCGATCATGACAAGGCGAGCATTCTTGCCGCCTTCCGCCGCCGGATCGGCAATAGCATCGAGATGGAGTTTGCCGAAGCCTGTCGTCAGGTCGAGCGCATTGCGCACTACCGCCTGAAGGCGCTTCTTGAACCCCAGTCCGAGAAGGCCAGCTAA
- the uraH gene encoding hydroxyisourate hydrolase, giving the protein MSGYLTTHVLDTALGCPAEGMSIDLYRIAEEDGEKRLLKTLVTNSDGRTDEQILPASEFEIGTYELVFHAGSYLDSLDPNADQPRFLDVIPIRFGMSEESHYHVPLLISPFGYSTYRGS; this is encoded by the coding sequence ATGAGCGGATATCTGACAACCCACGTTCTGGATACGGCATTGGGCTGCCCGGCGGAGGGCATGAGCATTGATCTTTATCGTATCGCTGAAGAGGATGGTGAAAAGCGCCTGCTGAAAACTCTGGTGACCAACTCAGACGGTCGCACCGACGAGCAGATTCTGCCCGCGTCCGAGTTTGAGATCGGCACTTACGAGCTGGTGTTTCATGCCGGAAGCTATCTCGACAGCCTCGATCCAAACGCCGATCAGCCTCGCTTCCTTGATGTCATCCCCATTCGCTTCGGCATGAGTGAAGAGAGCCACTATCACGTGCCGCTGCTGATCTCACCCTTTGGCTATTCCACCTATCGCGGCAGCTAA
- a CDS encoding urate hydroxylase PuuD — translation MIDYELLQPLVWSWLEFAIRWTHVITAIAWIGSSFYFIALDLGLRKAPDLPTGAHGEEWQVHGGGFYHIRKFLVAPENMPEHLIWFKWESYTTWLSGAALLMVTYWAGAELFLIDPEKMSLEVWQAILISAASLTIGWLVYDFLCKSKLDQKPTLLMVLLFVLLIIMGWGYNEVFTGRAVLLHLGAFTATIMTANVFFIIIPNQKIVVADLKAGRTPDAKYGKIAKLRSTHNNYLTLPVIFLMLSNHYPLAFASPYNWVIAALVFLMGVTIRHWFNTRHARAGNPVWTIPVTVLLFIVAIWISLIPAEHLGADVEEEETGRVMTPYELKFASAEGFEEVSGIIMGRCAMCHARETAWEGIGTAPRGIYLENEAEIARAAREIFLQAGVTNAMPPANVSYMEPAERRAIVKWFKAASQG, via the coding sequence ATGATTGATTATGAATTGTTGCAACCGCTCGTCTGGTCCTGGCTGGAATTTGCCATCCGCTGGACCCATGTGATCACCGCGATTGCGTGGATTGGCTCGAGCTTTTATTTCATTGCGCTTGACCTTGGATTGCGCAAGGCTCCCGATCTGCCGACTGGCGCTCACGGCGAGGAATGGCAGGTTCACGGCGGCGGCTTCTATCACATTCGCAAGTTTCTGGTCGCGCCGGAAAACATGCCCGAGCATCTCATCTGGTTCAAGTGGGAGAGCTACACCACATGGCTGTCCGGGGCGGCGCTGCTCATGGTCACCTATTGGGCCGGAGCCGAGTTGTTCCTGATCGATCCGGAGAAGATGAGCCTCGAGGTCTGGCAAGCGATCCTCATTTCCGCTGCCTCGCTGACCATCGGCTGGCTGGTCTATGACTTCCTGTGCAAATCGAAACTCGACCAGAAGCCGACGCTTCTGATGGTTCTGCTGTTCGTGCTGCTCATCATCATGGGCTGGGGTTACAACGAAGTCTTCACCGGCCGCGCCGTATTGCTGCATCTTGGCGCTTTCACCGCCACCATCATGACCGCCAACGTCTTCTTCATCATCATCCCGAACCAGAAGATCGTCGTTGCGGATCTGAAGGCTGGTCGGACGCCGGATGCCAAATATGGTAAGATCGCCAAGTTGCGTTCGACCCATAACAACTATCTGACCCTGCCGGTCATCTTCCTGATGCTCTCCAACCATTATCCGCTGGCCTTCGCCTCGCCCTACAACTGGGTGATCGCGGCTCTGGTGTTCCTGATGGGCGTCACCATCCGCCACTGGTTCAACACCAGACATGCCCGGGCGGGCAACCCGGTCTGGACCATTCCCGTGACCGTTCTGCTGTTCATCGTTGCGATCTGGATCTCCTTGATCCCGGCTGAGCATCTGGGCGCCGACGTGGAGGAAGAGGAAACCGGTCGCGTCATGACGCCCTACGAGCTGAAGTTCGCCTCTGCCGAAGGGTTTGAAGAGGTCTCGGGCATCATCATGGGCCGCTGCGCCATGTGCCATGCCCGCGAAACCGCTTGGGAAGGCATCGGCACGGCCCCGCGAGGCATTTACCTTGAGAATGAAGCCGAGATCGCCCGCGCTGCTCGCGAGATTTTTCTGCAGGCCGGCGTGACCAACGCCATGCCGCCCGCCAATGTTTCCTACATGGAACCGGCCGAACGCCGCGCCATCGTCAAATGGTTCAAGGCCGCCTCGCAAGGCTGA
- a CDS encoding Gfo/Idh/MocA family oxidoreductase: MIRWGILSTAKIAREHLVPAIQAARNGNIQAVASRSQESADAFAKSFGIPIAYGSYDELLSSDEVDAIYIPLPTSQHVEWTIKALSAGKHVLCEKPISLHAKEIDAIIEARDKSGCIVAEAFMVTYHPQWLKVKELLASGAIGTLRHIQGVFTYYNVDPNNMRNQVSLGGGGLPDIGVYPTVTARFATGKDPVRARASIVRDPDFGTDIYANCQYDFGSFDMTFYCATQLANRQSMVFHGDDGAIEVVAPFNAQLYEAVDVILHSRSHQEAEVWKFRGVNQYQLQVEAFGDRIEGKDVPLFTLESSKINQASIDALYAADLSDGWAPV; encoded by the coding sequence ATGATCCGTTGGGGCATTCTCAGCACTGCTAAAATTGCACGCGAACATCTGGTTCCGGCCATTCAGGCCGCACGCAACGGCAACATTCAGGCGGTCGCCAGCCGCTCTCAGGAGAGCGCCGATGCCTTCGCCAAGAGCTTCGGCATCCCGATCGCCTACGGTTCCTACGACGAACTCCTCAGCAGCGACGAAGTGGATGCCATCTATATTCCACTGCCGACATCGCAGCATGTGGAATGGACAATCAAGGCGCTGAGTGCAGGCAAGCATGTCCTGTGTGAAAAGCCGATCTCGCTGCATGCCAAGGAAATCGACGCGATCATCGAGGCACGCGACAAGAGCGGCTGCATCGTCGCCGAGGCCTTCATGGTCACCTATCATCCGCAATGGCTGAAGGTGAAGGAGCTGCTGGCGTCGGGCGCTATCGGCACACTTCGGCACATTCAGGGCGTCTTCACCTATTACAATGTCGACCCGAACAACATGCGCAATCAGGTGAGCCTTGGTGGCGGCGGTCTGCCGGACATCGGGGTCTATCCAACCGTGACCGCACGCTTTGCCACGGGCAAGGATCCGGTGCGGGCGCGGGCGTCGATTGTCCGCGATCCGGATTTCGGAACCGACATCTATGCCAACTGCCAGTATGACTTCGGCAGCTTCGACATGACCTTCTATTGCGCGACGCAGCTTGCCAACCGTCAGAGCATGGTCTTCCATGGCGACGATGGTGCCATCGAGGTGGTCGCACCGTTCAACGCCCAGCTCTATGAGGCGGTCGATGTGATCCTTCACAGCCGGTCGCATCAGGAGGCCGAGGTCTGGAAGTTCCGGGGTGTCAACCAGTATCAGCTGCAGGTCGAAGCCTTTGGCGACAGGATCGAAGGCAAGGATGTGCCGCTGTTCACGCTGGAAAGCTCGAAGATCAATCAGGCTTCGATCGACGCTCTTTATGCTGCCGATCTCTCCGATGGCTGGGCTCCGGTCTGA